The following proteins are encoded in a genomic region of Bubalus kerabau isolate K-KA32 ecotype Philippines breed swamp buffalo chromosome 15, PCC_UOA_SB_1v2, whole genome shotgun sequence:
- the LOC129629111 gene encoding olfactory receptor 52K1-like, whose translation MSSCNNSIPQPLIFVLAGIPGLESSHGWFSVPFFLVFVVAVIGNATILCIIRVEKSLHEPMFLLLAMLSVVDLSLVSVTVPRMLGIFWMNAKEISFNACLTQMFFIPSFYVMESGVLLAMAFDRFVAIWHPLRYATVLSNSLLVKMALAVLARAVAVLTPAPILVKRLESFQTHIIAYSYCAYMAVVQIACGDLSDHIVYGLMVIVASVGFDLFFIILSYGLILHAVFRIPSWEARGKAFSTCGSHLCVIALFYSPVIFSVLAQVLGYHMAPHLQIIIDNLYFLVPPMINPLIYGARTKQMREWVLRIFHCQGD comes from the coding sequence ATGTCCTCTTGCAACAACTCCATCCCTCAGCccttgatatttgtcctggctgGAATTCCTGGCCTGGAATCTTCCCATGGCTGGTTCTCTGTGCCTTTTTTCTTggtgtttgttgttgctgtcatTGGCAATGCCACCATTTTATGTATCATCAGGGTGGAGAAGAGTCTTCATGAGCCCATGTTTCTCCTCTTGGCCATGCTGTCAGTTGTTGACCTGTCTCTTGTCAGTGTCACTGTGCCCCGCATGCTGGGCATCTTCTGGATGAATGCCAAGGAAATCAGCTTTAATGCCTGCCTCACACAGATGTTTTTCATCCCATCATTTTATGTCATGGAGTCTGGGGTCCTTCTGGCTATGGCTTTTGACAGATTTGTGGCTATCTGGCACCCTCTGAGATATGCAACTGTCCTTAGTAACAGCCTGCTTGTGAAGATGGCACTGGCTGTCCTGGCAAGGGCAGTGGCAGTGCTGACCCCAGCACCCATCCTGGTGAAAAGACTGGAAAGCTTCCAAACTCACATCATTGCGTACTCATACTGTGCCTACATGGCTGTGGTGCAAATAGCCTGTGGAGACCTCTCTGACCACATTGTCTATGGCCTTATGGTTATTGTAGCATCTGTGGGATTTGATCTGTTTTTTATCATTCTGTCATATGGGCTGATCCTTCATGCTGTCTTTCGGATACCCTCTTGGGAGGCACGGGGCAAAGCTTTCAGCACATGTGGCTCTCATCTTTGTGTCATTGCTCTCTTTTATTCCCCTGTTATCTTTTCTGTCTTGGCCCAGGTTTTAGGCTATCATATGGCTCCCCACCTACAGATTATCATTGACAATCTCTACTTCTTGGTGCCTCCCATGATCAACCCTTTGATTTATGGGGCTCGGACCAAGCAAATGCGGGAGTGGGTGCTACGAATCTTCCATTGTCAAGGAGATTGA